The window GAAAGCTTGCTCCTGGGCGTCGTTCCGTAGGCTGCCGGGCTGGTCGGCCTCGGCAAAGTGGGTCATCAGGCCGGTGAGCCGGAGGGTCCGGTCGGCGCGCAGCCGGTCGAAGGCCGTCGGCAATTCGTCGAGGCTCAGGCCCAAACGGTTCATGCCGGTGTCGACTTTGAGGTGAAGGGGCTGGCGGCGCCCTCGAGCGGTGCGCGCTGCGGACCACAGATCGAGCTGGTCAAGGCTCGACACGGTCGGCGTCAAACCATAGCGCCGGTAGAGCGGGAGCTGGCTCGGCTGGGCCGTGCCGAGCACCAGGATCGGGCAAGAGACGCCGGCTCGCCGCAGTTCGGCCCCTTCTTCCAGCAGGGCAACGGCAATCCACTCGACGCCTTGCGCTTCGAGCAGCTGCCCAACCCGCGCCGCGCCGTGGCCATAGGCGTCAGCTTTGAGCACCGCCATCACCCGCGCCGGTGCGATGCGGCGGCGCAGGGCGGCGAGATTGGCGGCCAGGGCATCGAGATCCACCTCCACCCAGGCCGGCCGCAAGGCGGCGGTAAGAGAGCTACCGGTGGGTTCGGGCTCGGTCTCCGGATCGGCCACGGCCGGTGCCTCAGGGGGGTGGAACCTGGGAGTCGAAACCATGCCGGTCCATGTTGTGGAAGGTGGTGGTCTCCCCCTGGAACACCATTTCGACGACGCCCGTCTCGCCGTTACGATGCTTGGAGATGATCAGCTCGGCGAGGCCTTTGACCTCTTCGTCTTCGGGGTTGTAAACCTCGTCGCGGTAGACGAAGGCGACGATGTCCGCATCCTGCTCGATCGAGCCGCTCTCGCGCAGATCGGCGAGCTGCGGCCGGTGGTCGCCGCCGCGCCGCTCCGGCTGTCGGGAGAGCTGCGATAGGGCGATGACCGGAATCTCCAGCTCCTTGGCGAGCTGCTTCATGCCGCGGCTGATGGCGGCGATCTCGAGGTTGCGATTCTCGTAGCGTCCGCCGGCCTGCATGAGCTGCAGGTAGTCGAGGATCACCAGGTCCAGGCCCTTCTCGGCTTTCAGGCGCCGGGCTTTGGAGGACAGCTCCAACAGCGAGGGATTCGGCGAGTCGTCGATGTAGAGCGGAGCGCCGCCGGTCTCCCGCACCGTCTTGATGATGCGGCTCCACTGGTTCTGCGATAGGTGCCCCCGGCGCAGGCTGGAGAAGGCGACGTCCGCCAGGGAGCAGAGCACGCGCAGGGCGAGTTCTTGCTGCGACATCTCGAGGCTAAACACCGCCACCCCGCGCCTCTCCCGCACGGCGACGTGCTGCGCCACATTGAGGGCGAAGCTGGTCTTGCCCATGCCCGGCCGGCCGGCGATGATGATCAGGTTGCCGCGGTTCAGGCCGTGGGTGATGCGATCGAGGTCGACGAAACCCGTCGGTAGGCCGATCAGGGTGCTGCCGGGCCGCTCCTCCAGGTCTTCGAGGGTCTGATGGAAGATCTCGCCGATCGACGCGAAGCCCCGCTGGATCGCCTCCTCGCCCAACCCGAGCACCGCCTGCTCCGCTTTGCCGAGGGCCTCCCGCGCCTCGAGGCCGCCGTCCAGGCAGTCACGGATGATCTCGCCGGAGGCCTGGATCAGCCGCCGCCGGATGGAGCGCTCCTTGACGATCTCGACATAGGTTTCGGTGCGCCCGAGGTCCGGTAGGTCGAGGTCGAGGCTGGAGAGGTAGGCCAGCCCGCCGACCCGCTCCAGCTCCGCCCGCTGCTCCAGACGGGCCTGCAGAGTGCGCAAATCGACCGTCGTCTGCTCGTCCGTCAGGTCCACCATCGCCTGGAAGATGAACTGATTGCGCTCGAAATAGAAGTCCTCCGCCCGCAGCCGCCCGGAGATCGTCGGCAGGATGCGGGGATCGATCAAAACCGCCGCCAGTACCGCGCGTTCGGACTCTTCGCTGTGAGGGAGGCTCTTGGGAGCCTGCATGGTGTCGAGCATCGCCGGGATTGTACCCCCTCCGGGAATGCAGGCGGGGCCTGTCCACTGGTTTGCCACCGGAACACCCTAATTCCGACACGGAATTCTCGAATGTGGACCGGACCACTTGAAAAAGAGATTTTGATCGGTCAAAATATATGAAGTGTTGAGTCAAAACCACTGATCCGAGGACAACCAAAATGAAGTGGCTGACATACATTCTTTCGATCTTGTCGCTGCTGGCGCTGCCCTGCGTAGCCCATGGACAGTGTGCCTTTGAGGCCACCGTGGTCGATGGCGATCGGGAGCCCGTTCCGGGAGCCATCGTGCATCTGTTGGGCGACGGCCAGCAACTCACCGCTGACGGCAGCGGTCGGGTCTGCGCGCAGGACGTTTCCATCGGCCGGCAGACCTTGCTGGTGGTGGCTGACGGTTTCTCCGTTCTCGACGCGCTCGTCACCAAGCGAGATGAGCCGTTGCTGATGACGCTACAACTGACTCCGGCCTTCGGCGAAGAGCTGGTGGTCACCGGTACACGCACCGCCAAGCGTCTGGCGGATACACCGGTTCATGTCCAGCAGATCGACCGGGAAGCCATCGAGCGGTCCGCCTCCCGAACCCTTGCCGACGCCATCGAACTGACGCCGGGCGTGCGGATCGAGAGCAACTGCCAGAACTGTAATTTCTCGCAGGTGCGCATGCTCGGCCTGGAGGGGCCCTACTCTCAGATCTTGGTCGACGGCCAGCCCACGGTCTCGTCTCTCGCCTTGGTGTACGGCGTCGAGCAGTTCCCAGCCAGTGCCCTCGAATCCATTGAGGTGGTCAAAGGCGGCGGTGCCGCCATCTATGGAGCCGGTGCGGTTGGCGGAGTCATCAACCTGATTCCCCACTCACCTTTGGATACCCACTTGACCGTCGAGGGGCGAAGTCTTCGAACCGGCGGTGAGGCCGGCTACAGCTTTTCGGCCATCGGCGACTACAGTCCGCGCGGCAAACGCACGGGGATATCGTTGATCGCGCAACGCGACCAAGTCGACCCTGCAGACCGAGACGGCGACGGTTTCAGCGAGGTGACGAGCCGCGAGCTGACGACCCTTGGCCTGCGCGCCGAGCACTATCTATTCGCCGATCAAGCGCGCGTCTCCGGTGAGTTCAACTGGACGGAAGCAAATCGCAGGGGCGGCGATCTGCTGCGCTTCGGCCTGCGGCCTGACGAAACCGCCCTCACCGAAGCGATCGACACCGAGCGCCTAGGTCTGTCGATTGGCCTTCTGCACACGGTCTCGTCGCGCTTCGACTACCGAATGGCGGCATCCTTCGCAGACACTTCCCGGGACTCCTACTACGGAGCGGGCTTCGATCCCAACGCCTACGGCACGACCGAAAACCCGCTGTGGATCACGGATTCACAGGCCAATCTCTATCATCCGCGGGGCACCTACAGCTTCGGCGCCAGTTTCAGCCGGGACGAGACCGACGACCGCCAGCCGGGATACGACCGCATTCTGCGGGAAACCCACACCAACCTCGGAGTCTTCCTCCAGGACGACCGCACGATCGGCGACAAGGTCACCGTGGTATACGGGGTGCGAGCCGACGACCACTCGGCGCTACCGGATCCGGTGGTGCTACCGCGGGTCGCCGCGATGATCGCGCCGCGAGACGACGTGACCGTCCGCTTCTCGTTCGCCCAGGGCTTTCGGGCTCCGGTCACCTTCGACGAGGACCTGCACATCGAGCTGGCGGGCGGCGCGGCGCGGGTGATCCGCCAAGGCGAAGGGTTGGTCGAAGAGCGTTCGAACGCCTTTCTGGGTTCTCTCGAATGGCGTCCGACCTTTGGCCGGAAGGGCAGCGCTTCGATCGAACTCGCGGCCTTTCGCACCGATCTCGACGATCTTTTCGACGTCATCGACGCCGACGACCCGGCGACCGAGCAGCGCGAGTTCCTGCGGGTCAACGCGGAGGGCGCGACAGTCGAAGGGATGGAGCTGACGGTCGCGCTGCGCTGGGGGTCGAACCTGGCGCTGCAGGCGGGATACGCCACGCAGAGTTCGCGCTTCGATGTTCCTGAACCGGACTTCGGTAGCCGCGAGTTTTTCCGGTCGCCGGATCACTACGGCACCTTCAGCCTCCAGACCGGTTTGCCGGCGGCGATCGATCTGTTCTTCGCCGCCCGCTACACCGGTGAAATGGTGGCGCCGCACTATGCGGGCTTCATCGACGAGGACCGCCTCGAGAGGACCCCGTCATTCCTCGAGCTCGACGTCAACCTGTCGCGCGACTTCGAGATCGCCGGCCGCACCCTCACCCTCACCGCCGGGGCCAAGAATCTGACCGATGAGTACCAGGAGGATCTGGATCGGGGACCGGACCGCGACTCCAATTACGTTTACGGTCCGCGTCTGCCTCGGACCTACCAGGTGGGCTTGCGGTGGAAGCTCTGACCCATGCCGTGGTCCTCGCCGTTGCCGGCTTGTTGGGCACACCGGCGGCGATGGGTGCGTCGGAGGCGACGGATCCCTCGATCTGGCAGGCCGAAGAATGGACCGACCTCGAAGGCTACTCGTGGACGGCGAGTGAGCTGGAAGGCCGGGTCGTTCTGCTCGATTTTTGGGCCACCTGGTGCCCTCCCTGCTTGGCGGAGCTGCCGCAACTGCGGGCACTGCACGAAGATCGTCAGGACGACGGTCTGTTGATCGTGGGAATCGCTCTCGATGCGATCGATCGGCGCGGACTGCGCTCGTTCCTGTTGCGCCACGGCATCGAATGGCCGCAGGTTCATCGCCCGGACGGCCTTCGATCCGAGGTGGCAAGGCGCTTCGGCGTCGATGCCCTACCGGTGACCGTCCTGGTCGACCGCCGCGGCCGGGTCGTGGCTCGCAACCTGCGCGGCGAAGCGCTCGCCCGGGTCGTCGATTCCTTGATCCAATTCGAGCGGTAGGAGAATTAGGAGTCCCTCTCAGGGCTCCGGGTCATCGATCCGGTGGCGAGACGCCTAGCTCTTCGAGGAGAGCCGCGGCGCCCTCCCCGGCCACTGACTCGAGCATCCACAGCATGTAGCGGACATCGGCACTGACGTTCCTGGCGATCTCCGGGTTGTAGCCGAAGTCGTTGGCGATGTTCTCCCACACCCGGTCGAAGTTCACGCCCACCAGCCGGCCCCGGCCGTCGAGCACCGGGCTGCCGGAGCTGCCGCCGGTGGTGTCGCCGGTGGCGAGGAAGCCCACCGGCACGTCCTTCAGGAAGGGCGCCGCCCAGCGACTGGCGGGAGATTCCGGCGCGGCCTCGCGCACCGATTTCGGAGCGTCGAAGGGATCCTCGCCGGTGTGCTTCTGGATCAATCCCGCGAGGGTGGTGAACGGCTCCATCCACACCGCGTCGCGCGGCGAGTAGCCCTTTACGTGGGCGAGACTGACCCGCAGGGTGCCGTTGGCGTCCGGGTCCAGCGGCCGGCCGAGGAAACGCTCCAGAGAGCGGCGCCAGGCGGGCCGCAAGCGCAACTCCGCCCCGGCGCGGCGGTTTTCCCGCTCTTCGAGTTCTTTGAGATCGCCGGTCAGGGCGAAGGCGAAGGCGAGGAGCGGGTCCGACTTCGCCCGCTCCTCAAGCGCCCCAAGGTCGAGATCGAACAGCTCCAGACGGGTCTCCAGGTCCATCAGACCGGTGTCGGCGTAGAGCGTCTCGACGGCCGCGGCGACCGAAGCGTCGTTCGTCTCGTCCCCTTTCACCAGAGCGTCGATCGAGGCGAGGCGCTGGTCCGCGGGCAGCGCCGCCGCCCGCGTCAGCCAGTCGAGCATCAAGGCCCGCTCGGTGGGCGGGTGGATGCGTTTCTGGTTGCGTTCATGGGACGTGCGGCGGCGGGGGCGATCGCGCTCTTGGTAGCCGGCTCGCCGTTCGATATCCGGCTTTTCCGCTTCCTGCGCGCCGCGCACCATTCCCAGGGTCAGGGCGAAGGCGAGGGGGCCGCTGCGCACCTGGCCGAGGAGAAAGTCCCTCTGCCAGCCGGCGGCCTGGTTGGCCTCCGCCGCTTCGGTGAGGGCGCCGAGGGCCGCTAGGCCCTCCTGCTCTTCGGTGCGACTTTCCGCCCAGGCGGTGTACCTCTCTTCGAGGGATCGCTTCTTGTCGAGGATCTGGCCGCGCTCCAGGCCGGCCACCTGACCGCGGCCGTTCTTCTCGGCGTTCTCCAGGCTCTTGATGCGATCCGCCAGGGCGATACGGGCCTCCTCGCCCTCCTCCGAGGCGGCCTTCATCAGGGCGATGCGGTCGCGGAAAAGGGCGCTCCGGCGCGGGAAGTAGAGGGTCCCGGTCTCCTCCATCTCCGCCGCCACCTGCGAGCGGAAGGTGCGGCCGGGATAGCCCACCACCATCACGAAGTCGTCCCGAGCGAGATCGCCCGGTGCCACCTCCAGCGAACGACGGGGACGATAAGGCACGTTGCTGGCCGCCTTCTCCGCCGGTGCGTTGTTCTCGCCGGCATAGATCCGCACCAGGGCGAAGTCGCCCGCGTGGCGCGGCCAGGACCAGTTGTCCACTTCGCCGCCGAATTCCCCCACCCAGCGCGGCGGTGCGTAGACCAGCCGCGCGTCGCGCAATTCGATGGCCTCGATCCGCACGATCCGCACGCCGCCGTCGTAGGTGGCGACGCGGCAGCGGCGGAAGTTCTCGGTCTCGCACTCGGCGACCAATTCCTTGCGCCGCCGCTCCACCGCCTCGAAGCGCTCACCGTCGTCGGCTCCGGCGGGCACCGCCGCCATCACCGCCTCGGTCACGTCCTCGAAGCGCACCGGCACCTGTGCCCGCATCCCCGTCGCCGGCAGCTCGTCGGACCGGTCCACCGCCAGGAAGCCCTGATCGATCAGGTCTCGCTCCGGCGTCGAATGCTCCTGGAGGATGGAGAAAATGCAGTGGTGGTTGGTGATCAACAGTCCTTCGTCGGAGACGAAGCCGGCGCTACAGCCGTTGATCTGGACGATCGCTTCGAGCAATCCCCCACCCGCCGCCTTCCACAACTCCTGTGGCGCGATCTCCAGGCCCAGTTCGGCGAGCCAAGCGGGGTCGTGGGCCAGGATCTGCTCCGGCGTCCACTTGCCCTCGACGGCGGAAAGGGGCGCGGCGGAGACCGCGAAAACGAGAATGACGGCGAGGAAAACGGCGGTGGACGTTCGCTGGGGTGCTTGCATTCCTCGATCATACCGTCCCTCACGGTAGAAACCGCCGTGCTGGGACCGCGGCCGGCGGCCAACAGATCGAGCCTCGACGGGGCCGCCTGCCGATCGAATTGAGGCGGTAGACTCTCCGGTGTATGGCATCCCAAGAGCCGGTTTTTTCGCTCGAAGAGTTCGCCAAGGAACTCGCCCTCGGTTGGCGCAAGCTGGTGTTCTATCCGGCCGGCCATCCGGAGCGGCAGGGTGCCCTGGAGCCGGCGTTGGGCCAGCTCCGCGGCTTGCTGGCGCCGGCCGGAGAAATTCGCCTGGGGGTGGCGCGAGACACTCTGATGGCCGGACCGGACGTGATCGGCGGGGTCGGCGTCGAGAAGCTCGCCGACGCCCTCTACGTGCGCAATGTCGCTTTCCTGATCTTCAAGGAAGGGGTGGCGCTGAGCGACCTCCTGACGCTCCTCCAGTTGCTGAGCGATGATCCGCCCGAGGACGGCCAGCGGATCGATTTTGGGCAGGAACTCCAGCGTCGGGGATTGACTACCATCGGCGCCGAGGCGGTGGACTACTCCGAACTGCTGACGGTTGAAGACTTGGCCGGAAGTGACCGCGCCTATTCCCTGTGGAACCGGATCCTCTCCGGCGAGCTCGGCGAGGAGGTCGGCGACGGAACCATGGAAGCGGTGATGCTGCTGGTGCGCCGCCTGCTTCCCTCCGGCCTGGAGGAGTCCGGTGCCGCCGGTACCGTCGCCTTGCCGGAAGAGGCTAGGAAGCTCACCGCGCGGCTGGCCGAATCGATCGGACAGCACCTCCGGCAGGCTTCAGACCAGGCCGCCTCGCGGCTCCTGGTGCGGCAGGTTCTGGAACTGCTCGACGCCCTGCCGTCGGTGGTTCGCATCCCGGTACTGGAGGCGGCGTTGAGCCGTTTGGCCTCTCCAGAGGGCGACGAGATGGCCTTGGAGACCCTGTTCGAAGCGACCGCGGCGCCGGATCTGATCGCCGCCATTCGCTCGATGCGGGAGAGCGGCAGCGGCTTCTCAGCTCACTTGATGGGTTTGATCGAGGGCTTGGTGGTGGCGGCTCCAGCGCTCAATCGCCCGTCCGGACCGGCCGGCGGCGAATCCGAGGCGACGGCGCTGGTCGATCTGCTGCGCCAGGATCTCGATCAGGCGGGCGCCGGCGACGAGCAGGATGAAGGGGAATTCGCGGTGCGCCTGCCGGTGGTGGACCCTCGCCTGGAAGTGCCGGCGGATTTCGATGCTTCCCTCGACACCCTGCAGCCGGGGGCGTTGCGCCAAAGTCTGCTGCGCACCATCCTCGTCCTGCTGCAAGATCCTTTTCTGGACGACGAGGGCGCCGACCAGCTCTTTACCCGGCTGGAAGAGGTCTTTGGATCCCTGGTCAGCAGCGGGCGGATCGCGGCGGCGACAGCGCTGGTGCAGCAGGTGCGAAGCCTGACGGATCCCGACGGCGGCCAAGGTGCAGGAGTGTCCCAGGCGGCCGCCCGCTGCCTACATCGGCTTGCCGGACCGCGCACCGTCGAATGGCTCCTCGATGCCCTGCGTTCCACCGGACCGGAAGCGGCGGATCCGTTGGTCGAAGCCCTTGGCCTCGGCCTGCTCGAGCAGCTTATCGAGGCCTTGAACGAGACGAAGGACCGCGCCGACCGGCGCCTGCTGCTGGCGGTGCTGCAACGTTTCTCGGCCTATGTCGCGCCCCTCGCCGCCCAACGCCTGCAGGATCCCCGTTGGTTCGTCGTGCGCAACATGCTGACCCTGCTGGCGCAGGTCGACGATCCCGGGGCGCTCGCCTGGATCCACCACTGCGCCGACCACGAGGACTCGCGGGTTCGCCTGGAGGCGATCAAGAGCCTGCTGCGCCGCGATCCGGACCTGCCGTCGGCGCGCATCGCATCCGCCCTGAACGACCCGGACGAGCGCATTCGGATGCGTATGGCGCACGGCGTCGGCGCCTTTCAGCGTGGGCAAGCGGTTGGGCCGCTGCTCGCCCTGCTTGCGAGCCGCGGTCCCCTCGCCCGGGACCGGCCGCTGCGGGTGCAGGCGCTCACCAGCCTCGGCCACATCGGGGATCCCGCCGCCCTTCCCCAACTCGCTCGCTTCTTCGGGGGTCTCGGACTGGTTCCGCTGGAGGAGCGCCGTGCCGCCTATGCCTCCCTCGCCGGCTACCCGCCGGCGGCGCGGCAGATGTGGGTCCAGAAGGGCCTCAAGGTGCGCGACCACGAGATCCGCAGGGTGTGCCAGAGGCTCGCCCGCGAAGGAGGCCCATGACCGACACCGGCAACCTGGCTCCTGCCGAGGCGGCGGGCGCCACCCGCGGCTTCTTGATGGGGCTGTCTCACGCCGCTTCCACCTTCGGCCTGTACCCGGCCGAACACCCGCGGGCACGACAGGCCTTAGGCAAGCTCCAAGAGGCCTTCGCCGTGGCCCTCACGGCGCGGCAGACCGAAGAGGTGACGTTGCTGCTGGTGGATGACGACCTGGCGGTCGATCACGAACCCTGGCAGCGCGGCAGCGTCTACGCTGCCGCGCTGCGCAAGGCGATGACCCGTGCCCGGGTCGAGCGGCTGACCCTGCAACTGGGGGTGACCGGCGAAGAGCTGGCGGACCTGCTCCAGGCCCTCGCCGGCGCCTACCCGGCGACCTCCGGGGAACACATTCAGATCGGTCGGCTGGCGATCGGCGATTCGTCGGACGATGGCTTCGGAGCCGGCCTCGAAGGCCGCATTGACGCGCTGCGCGACGGTTTGGATCTGCTGGCCGAGGATCTCACCAAGGGTTTCGCTCAGCTCGAACGCACCCTCTGGCAGGTGCTCGAAACGACCGCCCAGCAGGACCGCACCTTCGCCCTGCTGGCGGGTTTCCGGGAGGATGGGCAGAACGAGCGCCTATGGCGCCATTCGATCAATGTCGGATTGCTGGCGATTCACCACGGCCGCGCCCTCGGCCTGGCCGGCGAGGCGCTCCACGGCCTGGGCGTGGGGGCCCTGCTGCACGACATCGGATACCTGGACTTCGAGGGCCGGATGCCGTCGCCGGCGCTGCGCCGGCGCCACCCGGAGTTGGGAGCGAGGCGCCTGGCGGCGATCGAAGGGATGGCGGAGGTGCCGATTTTGGTGGCCTTCGAACATCACCTGGCGTGGGACGGACGCGGTGGCTATCCGGAATCCGCCGCCCGCCGGCCGGGGCTGGCGGCCCAGATTACCGCCGTGGCGGACTGTTGGGACATGGTGCTTCAGGCGGGGGCGACGCTGCCCTATCCGGCGCGTCACGACCTCGCCGTAGCCGAACTCCAGCGGCGCGCCGGGGCGATGCTCGACCCCTTCCTGGTGGCGAGTTTCGTCGAGCGGACCTCGGCTACGGAATGAGCAGCGATGCGATGGCGTCAAGGCGCGGGTTGCCGAGGTTCAGGTCCGCCCCCTTTGCCACCCCTTCGACCGTCGCGTCCCCCTTTGACTGCCACAGGTGCCATTGCTCCCAGCCCTTCGGCAGTACCGGCGCCGCCACGTCGTACTCGGCGATCCACAGCGGGTAGTCGCCGAAATCGGCGGTTAGGTGCCGGTTCCAGAAGTGCGGTGAGGTGTAGATCATGGGCTTCACCCCGACGCGCTTTTCGATGTGATCGAGAAAGGTCCGAAGTCGTTCGGCCAGGCCCGGCGGGGTGTTGTGGCCGATCAACTCGACATCGACCACCGGCACCAGATCCCCGGAGGAGAAAGGGACGGTGCGGAGAAAAAACTCCGCCTGTTCGACAGGATCGTCTTCGGTGACATAAAAGTGGTAGGCGCCGCGCCGCAGACCGACCTTCCGAATCGCCGGCCAGTGGCCCTGGAAGGCCGAGTCCTCGAGGTCCACCCCTTCCGTCGCCTTGACCACTGCGAAGGTGAAGCCCTGATCGGCGATCACCTGCCAGTCGACGGCTCCGCTGTGCCGAGAGACGTCCACTCCGTGATGGATCGCCACGACCGCCGCTGGCCCTGCCTCAGCGAGAGCGGCAGCCAGGGAATCGCCCGCCGCCGGGTGAGGCGCCGCCGAGTCTTCCGAAGAGGCGGCGATCGGTGTCAACCCGGCGGTCGCTTCGCCCTGAATTCCCGTCGGACCCGGCCCGCCGACGACCCAGCCGACCGCCATCGTCAGCAGCAGTAGGCTACGGGTGCTCTCAATAGCGATTCTCACCTTTTACCTCGACAATTCCGGCGACGTCAGTCTTGGCAGCGAACGATCACTTCTTGCGCGACTGTACCGCCTGTGCCAGCAGAAACTATCGCCCCGTTTGCCAGGCCGCGAGGCGAGCCGCCTCGACTTGCAGCGGGAAGAGCGTCTGGAGCAACAGATCCGTTCGCTGGCTCCAACTCCCAAAGTCGGTGCTGTCCCATACTTCGCCGCCGGCCGGCTGCCAGCCGCGGTCCCGCAGAAAATCCCAGATCCGCTTCGAAGAGGCCCGGAGATCCATCTCTTCGTGGGGGCTATCGAGGTCCCAGCGGCCCCATTCCAAGTAGATGTCCAAGGGAACCGTTGCCGCCGTGGCCTCCCCGACCGTGCCTTCGAAACGCTCGGTCCCGGTTTCGAGCATGAAGACGCTCTGCATGGCGAGCTTGCCGAAGACGTCCGGGTTGCCGAAGGTGAGGGTGGCGGCGGCCTGTGAGTTCCAGCCCATGCCGACGTTCGCCCGCCCCTCCCGGTCCGCGATGGTGCGGTATTGCCCGTCGATCTGAGGGACGATCTGTTCAACGAACAGGGCGCCGAATCCGCGCATCCGCGGCGGTTGCGGCATCACGGCGATGAGCGGCGCCACGGACTTTCCCACCTCGCGGTCGAGGGTCTCCCGCCAACCGCCGAGGTCCATCGCCGCCCGGTGATGGATGTAGGCCACCGGGTAGCGATCCGTTGAGGCGTCGTAGCCCGTCGGCAACCATACCTGGACCGGCACCTGCACCGGTTCCGGGGCCTCTCCGTCGTCCGGCGTCGGGGGTTGGACGGTCAGCTCGATCGTCTCGAGCCGGCCCTTGGCCGGCCCTTGAGAAGCGTCGGCTGCTTTCTCGAGGCCAGGCCACTGGCTCATGGCGAACCAGGACATCGGCATCGGCTCGCCGCGGTTCCAATTCATGTCCGGGCCCAACAGGGTTGAAGGCGTGGTGCGCGGCTGGCGCGGATCGGTGATCGGCTCGTAGTTCACGTAGAGGACATAGCGAATGCGCGCCTGGAGCGGAAGCCGGGTCGTCCACCACCAGAGGTCCGTGCCCGCGGCGCGATGCATCGGCTCCTCGCGTCGCATACCGATCATGTCGCCGGCAATGGCCACGTCCTCCGCTTCGCCGTGCCACAGGAAGGTCACCGTCTCGCCGTCGACCAGCGGCAATTCCCGCTCGCCGAGGAAGGTCTCGTAGGCTCTGCCGGGATCCTCCGCCTCGGCGAGCTGGACGAGCAGCGGCTGCAACATCGCCGGTGGGTCGACGGCTCTCCCTCCGGTCGATACGCGCTCTCGCCGCACCAGGTCCACCCGCGCCAGCTCTCCCAGGCTGCGCACGAAGACGGCGCCGTCGGCGAAGCTCGGTGGTGTCCAGGCCAGATCCTCGAACAAGTCGATTTCCGCGCCTCCGCGCCAGCCCTCCGGTGAGGCCTTGCCGAGATGCAGGCTGCCGGTCTTGGTCAACACCGCGAGGTGGTCTTCCACCGCAATCAGAAAACCGTCGCCGGGTTCGCGAGAACGCCACAGGAGGTCGCCGCTCGC is drawn from Acidobacteriota bacterium and contains these coding sequences:
- a CDS encoding HD domain-containing protein, which encodes MTDTGNLAPAEAAGATRGFLMGLSHAASTFGLYPAEHPRARQALGKLQEAFAVALTARQTEEVTLLLVDDDLAVDHEPWQRGSVYAAALRKAMTRARVERLTLQLGVTGEELADLLQALAGAYPATSGEHIQIGRLAIGDSSDDGFGAGLEGRIDALRDGLDLLAEDLTKGFAQLERTLWQVLETTAQQDRTFALLAGFREDGQNERLWRHSINVGLLAIHHGRALGLAGEALHGLGVGALLHDIGYLDFEGRMPSPALRRRHPELGARRLAAIEGMAEVPILVAFEHHLAWDGRGGYPESAARRPGLAAQITAVADCWDMVLQAGATLPYPARHDLAVAELQRRAGAMLDPFLVASFVERTSATE
- a CDS encoding GH25 family lysozyme, giving the protein MRIAIESTRSLLLLTMAVGWVVGGPGPTGIQGEATAGLTPIAASSEDSAAPHPAAGDSLAAALAEAGPAAVVAIHHGVDVSRHSGAVDWQVIADQGFTFAVVKATEGVDLEDSAFQGHWPAIRKVGLRRGAYHFYVTEDDPVEQAEFFLRTVPFSSGDLVPVVDVELIGHNTPPGLAERLRTFLDHIEKRVGVKPMIYTSPHFWNRHLTADFGDYPLWIAEYDVAAPVLPKGWEQWHLWQSKGDATVEGVAKGADLNLGNPRLDAIASLLIP
- a CDS encoding PQQ-binding-like beta-propeller repeat protein; this encodes MRHLLVTLCSVLLTFAALAQPPESGGSWPAFRGPAGDGRLDAGLPGGEGQVGFDLTWKRPLGSGYSGISIADGRLVTLMAAGERDVVLALDASSGEELWRFDLAPAYAGHDGSHDGPISTPAIADGRVFALSPWGRFVALDLQDGAEVWSVHLKDDLGIDPPFYGYGGSPGVAGGTVALQADGEEGTVIGFDAATGEVRWRALPGGEIGAQSAVPTTLAGKEQFAVLSSARVNGLDPADGAVLWEVPLEGDSGAKGAFSQSPMPIGGDRLLVKHKTEVSEVIQIARDGSDFSAELVRESRGLANSYSPPAVGGREHLYGYTSLFLSAMDPASGDLLWRSREPGDGFLIAVEDHLAVLTKTGSLHLGKASPEGWRGGAEIDLFEDLAWTPPSFADGAVFVRSLGELARVDLVRRERVSTGGRAVDPPAMLQPLLVQLAEAEDPGRAYETFLGERELPLVDGETVTFLWHGEAEDVAIAGDMIGMRREEPMHRAAGTDLWWWTTRLPLQARIRYVLYVNYEPITDPRQPRTTPSTLLGPDMNWNRGEPMPMSWFAMSQWPGLEKAADASQGPAKGRLETIELTVQPPTPDDGEAPEPVQVPVQVWLPTGYDASTDRYPVAYIHHRAAMDLGGWRETLDREVGKSVAPLIAVMPQPPRMRGFGALFVEQIVPQIDGQYRTIADREGRANVGMGWNSQAAATLTFGNPDVFGKLAMQSVFMLETGTERFEGTVGEATAATVPLDIYLEWGRWDLDSPHEEMDLRASSKRIWDFLRDRGWQPAGGEVWDSTDFGSWSQRTDLLLQTLFPLQVEAARLAAWQTGR